Genomic DNA from Spartobacteria bacterium:
CCTGCTGAATGCGCAGGAATGCTTCGCTCATATCATTGACGACGGAAATACCCTGCTTAACGCACTGCGTGGATGATGCAATAACTTCGGAGGTTTCATGGGCGGCCTGAGCACTGCGTCCGGCTAAGTTGCGGACTTCGTCAGCAACGACAGCAAAACCCTTGCCGTGAATTCCTGCGCGAGCGGCTTCGACAGCGGCATTAAGCGCAAGCAGATTGGTTTGAAATGCGATGTCGTCGATGATTTTCATAATGCGGGCGATGTGAGTACTGGATTCGTTGATGCGATTCATGGCGCTGACCATTTCGTCAATGAATTTTTTACCGGAACAAATGGTCTGCTGCATTCCTTCGGATACCTGCCGGGCATGGGACGCATTCTCGGAGTTGGCATTGGCCTGAGCCGCGATTTCCGCCATGGAACTGCTTATTTGCTGTAAAGCGGCCGCCTGCTTCGTAGCGCCGCCGGCTGTGGAGTCACTGGCTGCGGTAATTTGTCCCGCCTGCGATTTTACCTGAATGCTGTTTTCAGCCACTTTACCCAGTGCTGAACTCAGCTGATGAAGCGTTACGTTGACGCTTTGTTTGAGATCGTCGAATGATCCACAATAATTCTCCGTCATAGAATAGGTTAAGTTTCCTTGTGCGGCTTCGCCCAATACACATCGGCACTCATTAAGCGGAACAGAAAGCGCTTCCAGCAGTGCATTCATACCTTCTACAACCTGCCGGTACACACCGCGATGGCCGTTTACATCAATGCGAGCATCAAGCCGGCCTTCCATGCCGCAACGGGCAAGGGATTGCGAGCTCTCAACCATCGCCTCCACCGCATTCACGGTACGGGTCAGCGCCGCATGGATGTGCAGAAAATTATCGTGCATCGCGGCGGTGTCTTCATCGGCATCAGCGACGCTCGGCAGGGGCTGAAAATCTCCATCAGCAATGTGCTCCAGATTTTCAACGAGCTGCTGAACCTCGCAGTTCTGGTACTCGGCCTGTTTAGCGGTTCGCCGCACAGCAGACTGGGCTTCTTCGGCTCTTTGTTCGGCAAGCTTGAGGGATTGATAGACTTCGGTTAGATCGGTGATAATATCAATGAATCCGGCGACAGACCCAGTGCTGTCTTCGAACGGAATGGAATTCCATGAAATGTATCGCTGCACATCTGCAAGCTGGATGGACTGTTCGCAACGCCGTACTTCTTTCTGATTCATGCACTGAAGCGGCACAGGATCAAGATCATCCACTGCGGATTCGATCTGAAAACCACCGCACCAACAGCCCTCCGGAATCATATCGCATCCCATCCATTCGCGGGCGGTACGATTTACAAACTGAACACGAAGACTACAATCACCGATAACGATCGGATTAGGAACCACATCGATAACCTGTACAAAACGATCCATCAGCATATTCATGCCGTGAATGATCTGCCCGAACATTCCGGCATGGCGGGCACCATCCATACGCACATGAAACCGTCCATACTGTGCGGAAGTTATCAGCGTTTCGGCATCATCATGCAATTCGTGAAGGGTCTTAATAATGGCTCGCAACGCGGCAGCCAGCTGTCCTATTTCATCGCGCGAATACACATTCACATCATCATCGACCAATCCCTCAGCCACACGACGGGCTGCAGCGGTGACTTTGCGCAGCGGACGAACCACACCCATGGTGATAATATATGCACACCAGATACCGAAAACTCCGGCCATCACACCGACTATAATCGTATGCCTTTGGGATGTCGTCAAAGCCGTGCGCATAAACTCCGTCTGCCGCGTGCTTAATTCGCGGCACAGTGATTCGACGTGATATGCAGCATCGGTCAGCACCCGCTCATCGTCCTTTTTCTGCTGTTCCAGATCGACCCAGGTGGTAAAGGAGGCCTCGTAGGTCTGAAGTGCCCGGATTACGGCAGTGGTCTGACTGATTTCGTCTTCAGAAGTCATACGTTCCTGCATCGACGACGCGAGCTGCAGCAGCTGCGTGATAAGCGAATAAACCTGCTGCTGCCGGGTCTCCGTAAGATCGGCAATATATTGCTGCTGAGAGCTCACCAGCTTACTGACCATGTAATTCACACGATGAGCATCATCAACGACGGCCATAGAGGCATCCAGCATTTCAGCTCGTTCAGCGCGAATATCGTTGAGGCGCTGGCGCTGGGCGGCGGCCAGCAAATCGGTATCCTGGGAAAATGACGCTCCGTTAAATCTCACTGTTTCGACGGCACGGGCTCGATCGGTATAGACCCTCACCCATTTTTCAAACGCGTTGCGAAAGGTTTGCGAGGCTTTTGCAACAGCACTGTCGGGACCGTTTTTTTCCACCACATCATCCACGGTTTCGCGTACGATTTTGCGAGAAGAACCTTTCGGATTATCAAGAAACTGCTGCGGGGCATCACGACATACATCCCAGTCCATTACGGCCTGTTCTACTGCCTCGCGGCACGCCGGCTCCTGTGCAGTCAGCTGCATCCATCGCTGCAAGGTAGCTAGAAATCCTTCGGCTTCGGAACGATCAAGCTCGACCAGTTCCAGCTCCATTTCCTCGTCTTCATCCTGCATCCGGTCGGCCAGCAGATCACAGCGATCAATAATTTCATTGATCATCACTTCAATCTGTTCCATATCAGCATCTTCTGACTCCGCGATCAGTTCTCCGGCAGCCATCCGTACATTGCTGACTTTTACGAGCAGTTCCTGAACCATTTCCGCCTTCCACATCGCCTCGCCAACCCGTGCA
This window encodes:
- a CDS encoding HAMP domain-containing protein: MLHNVRIGYRVTGGFLVLLILLLVIAMLAMMSMRYISLAAERVFRAEQIRNALLESRLEQQLVMQQPQPDAASITPFVHVIEHTCTQLETDLQNDDDRTAIHDVAQAVQIYEQSFTAWCEGSQRQFQESESMQTLATRVEDAAENLRNRQKQKLSASRKMLDARVGEAMWKAEMVQELLVKVSNVRMAAGELIAESEDADMEQIEVMINEIIDRCDLLADRMQDEDEEMELELVELDRSEAEGFLATLQRWMQLTAQEPACREAVEQAVMDWDVCRDAPQQFLDNPKGSSRKIVRETVDDVVEKNGPDSAVAKASQTFRNAFEKWVRVYTDRARAVETVRFNGASFSQDTDLLAAAQRQRLNDIRAERAEMLDASMAVVDDAHRVNYMVSKLVSSQQQYIADLTETRQQQVYSLITQLLQLASSMQERMTSEDEISQTTAVIRALQTYEASFTTWVDLEQQKKDDERVLTDAAYHVESLCRELSTRQTEFMRTALTTSQRHTIIVGVMAGVFGIWCAYIITMGVVRPLRKVTAAARRVAEGLVDDDVNVYSRDEIGQLAAALRAIIKTLHELHDDAETLITSAQYGRFHVRMDGARHAGMFGQIIHGMNMLMDRFVQVIDVVPNPIVIGDCSLRVQFVNRTAREWMGCDMIPEGCWCGGFQIESAVDDLDPVPLQCMNQKEVRRCEQSIQLADVQRYISWNSIPFEDSTGSVAGFIDIITDLTEVYQSLKLAEQRAEEAQSAVRRTAKQAEYQNCEVQQLVENLEHIADGDFQPLPSVADADEDTAAMHDNFLHIHAALTRTVNAVEAMVESSQSLARCGMEGRLDARIDVNGHRGVYRQVVEGMNALLEALSVPLNECRCVLGEAAQGNLTYSMTENYCGSFDDLKQSVNVTLHQLSSALGKVAENSIQVKSQAGQITAASDSTAGGATKQAAALQQISSSMAEIAAQANANSENASHARQVSEGMQQTICSGKKFIDEMVSAMNRINESSTHIARIMKIIDDIAFQTNLLALNAAVEAARAGIHGKGFAVVADEVRNLAGRSAQAAHETSEVIASSTQCVKQGISVVNDMSEAFLRIQQGSISTASLINDIARDSIEQANAARQVNQGLCQLDAVTQQSAAAAEQLAAVAAELNNQSVELDLQIHFFTTVSNDTE